In Nitrospirota bacterium, the DNA window ACAGGATGAGTATCATATATCCTATCTCTTCATAGCACATGACTTAAATGTTGTAAGGCATATCAGTGACAGGGTAATTGTCATGTATCTCGGTAAAATAGTGGAGCTTGCTCCTGTGGATGACCTGTATAAAAGACCGCTTCATCCATATACACAGGCGTTACTTTCCGCCATCCCTGTTCCTGACCCCTCAAAAAGGGAGAGGAAAGCGATTCTCCTTGAAGGTGATATCCCAAGCCCGATCTCAATACCAACAGGGTGCCGTTTTCATACGAGATGCCCAAAAGTAATCCCGGAATGTAAGGAAGCTGTTCCACCGTTAACTGAATTCGGTAACGGACATGTTGCAGCTTGCATACGGGTAAGGGAGTGGGCTTAATTAATTGTACTCAAGGCAATTGAGCAAGCCACTGATAAGCCGGTGCAATAAGGATTTTGTTTTCTTCATTATTTATCAGCCTGTAGGAATCCCCGCTGCCGGTAAGTTGAACCGCCGGTATCTTGAGGAGTTTTTGGAAAATTTGCAGAGACTTTGATGGAGTTATATCGTTTAACTTCGACTCAATTAGTAAAAATGGTTCCCTGTTTTTCGCTATCAAAAAATCTACTTCCTGCTTCTCCTTGTTTTTTAAAAAATGTAGTGTAAAGTCGCCGTGCCCCATATCGGTCCATAAATTTACAGCCCTCCAAAGCTCTGCGGCAACCATATTTTCAAAACGGGCAGCAGGGTTCTTGATCCTTGGATAGTCCCAGAGGTAATATTTCCTTTCTTTCAGGATCGCCCTCGATATTTTCTCTGTCCACGTAGGTATGCTGAACACAAGGAAAAACCTTTCAAAAACCGATAGCCAGTTGCGGACAGAGTTATATGAGACTCCGAGGTCTCCTGATAAAGAAGCAATTGACAGAGGACTTCCCACCTTTGAAGGGAGAAGAAGATAGAGGGTCTCAATATCGGTTACAGATTTTATCTCTACCACGTCCCGGATATCCTCCCGTATTAATTGATTGGCATAAGTACCGGACCATCGCCTGTATGTCTGCTCCTTGCCTGACACATAAGGTTCAGGAAATCCGCTTAACTCTGACAGGTTATTCCATATAGTCCTGGCCTCTTTCAAACCCTTCATTTTGATTTGAAGAGGGTCAGCAATAAAATCAGATATAGATATGTTTTTTCTCCCAAGCTCTGATACTGACAAAGGGAAGAGGTGAAACATATAATATCGCCCGGCCAGTGAGTCGCCGCCCTTCTGGTATATGTCAAGCCTTCCACTGCCTGTAACAAGGAATTTATAACTGTCACAGTCCCGATCGTATACCCCTTTAAGATAATTCTTCCAGTTTTTATATTTGTGTATTTCATCAAAGATAATTAAAGGTGTGGAGGCATCTATTCTATCAACTTTTTCAAAGAAGTAAGGATCTTCAAATAGTGTGCCCCTGTCGGAATGGATATCCCAGTTGAAATAGAGGCTGTTGCTGAATGATTCCGCCATTATTTTTGAGAGGGTTGTTTTACCGGCCTGCCGTGGACCGGCAAGAAATACCATGCTCTTCTCTGAAGAAAGCTTATTCCATGCATTTAAATACAGCGTCCTGCTTAGCATGGTAACATTTTTTCACAGCAATGAAATATAGTCAAGGCTATTTTTCAGGGCAGGGAAATATAGTCGAGTAAAGTCGCTTAAACTCTGAAAGTTCCACTTTTACATCATGGGAATCGCTCTTTCATAAGGTTTCAAATCAGTATCCATTACCACCATTAAATCAATATCGCTGTCCTTTGTCGCCTGACCATAAGCATAAGAGCCAAACAGAATAATCTTTTCAGGATTGAAGTTGTCAATAATTCTTCTGACAGCTTCCTTTAAATAAACTTCTATATCCATCTGTGTCCTCCTTGTTTCCTTATATCCTCATCGCCCCTGCCATGCCGTTCTGTTTTCTCATAATATTTTTCTACATACCGGCTGTAAAGCTGTTCAAGAGTCTCTTGTGGTTTTTCTGTTATCCCAAAACCCTCCGGTGAAAACTGTAAAGAGCTATCATCAGGCGGTAAAACCTTAGAGGTAAAACCTGCAACACTTGCCGGAAGTTTTTCAAAACGGAGTTCCGTAATCAAACGTTCCCCTTCTTCTTCCAATCTTGCCTGAATATAGCTTACAACCTGACGAAAGTGGTCACCATCAACATTTGAGAACATCTTTGAAAGGCGTCCATACCTCGGCGTACACATGGCACTAAGGAATTTAACCTTTGGAGCATATAACACAACCCCAACGTTTATAAACTCTCCTGTTACAATGTCATGGATATACCTCAAGACTGAGAAACTGTAGGGTGTTTTCATTGCAATATCCTCCTGACTTCAATTCAGGTAAATCCCAATTTCCTTCTAATTGAAAGATTAACTTAAAGATATTTAAAAGCCCAATTCTCAGGCTGCAAGTTTCTCAACATATTTATCACGCTTACTCCATAATAACGGTTCAATATCATAAGCCTTCAACGCATGTATAGTGTCAGGGCTGATTTCTTTATCCTGATCATTAAGCATAGCTATAGCAATTGAATTTTCTGCTCTTACTTTTCTTGCATCATCCCAGGAAAATATCATGGCAGATACACTATTCTTTGCAGGATTGTTAATCGTTCTTAAAACTCTCTCAGGTACTGTCTTAGAAGGTGGTATCACAAAATCAAAATGGTGATTGAAGCCACTTTTCCCGATAAAATTAATATCCTTGGAAAATCTGATCTCGTGTAACAATAGAAACCTCTCAACGTCTTCTTTGAAAAAGCTTGCAACTTTAGCAGGAGCCATTACAAAAAGGTCATTGATCGCAAGCATTGCCTGCAACAGGTTATGTTTTTTTTGTGGAAAATTATCATGGCGGGCCTCTGCTTCAAGGCTATCCCCATTAAGGCTTACCCCAAATCCATTCAGAATAATCTTGAGTTCATTCTTTCTGCGTTCCGTATTAAATTCAAGACCGCTTATCTCTAAATCCATGAGTGTATATCCATCATCTGTTAACAACATCCCCGATGGCGTAGATTTAACATATATCTGCATATAATCATTATGCCGGTCAACAAATGGAGTAGTAAGTTCACATATATCACCTATTGTTTTTATTTTGGCTTTATCTTTAAGCCAATTTGTATACAAACCTACGAGTTGATGGCAATCAAATGCACTCATAGAAATAATCCGCTCCGCAATCAGTAATTACATCTTCCCTTCAAGATGTTTCAGCACTACAGAGTTAACTTTTTTCGCAAACTCTATGGCTTCGTATGCCTTTTCTTCAGGTATTTCATAGTACATCTCAGAAGGGTATCTTGCCTCAACCGCATAAATTGACAAAACCTCAACATCTCCAATCTCTGATTCAAGAGACGGTGAAATATCTTTACATAATAACACAAGGTCTTCAATGGAATGTGTCTTAGGAAAATCTATTTCATGGAACGTCAGGAAGCCTTTCATATATTTTTCAGCGCATTGTTGGGCATGAAAACAAACAGTATCATAAGGCGGATCATCCATTGTCATGGTATATTCAGCAGTTCTGAGGTCGTTTTCGGCTTTTTTGAACCAAGCGTTCACGGCATTTATCTTATCACCGTTCATAGACCACCCTTCCTTTATGAGCTGCCGTATAAATTATGGTTCCAATAATATCCTTAAATCTCTCAAACTCCTGCGGCGTCCTTACAATAACATCTTTAGGTATCCCAAGATATTTCAGGGCCTTCCTTATGGGAATCGCTCTTTCGTAAGGTTTCAAATCGGTATCCATTACCACCATTAAATCAATATCGCTGTCCTTTGTCGCCTGACCATAGGCATAAGAGCCAAACAGAATAATCTTTTCAGGATTGAAGTTATCAATAATTCTTCTGACAGCTTCCTTTAAATAAACTTCTATATCCATCTGTGTCCTCCTTTCTAAATTTACCCCTCTATTCTACTTTCTACCCCTTCCATCTCCCTAACAATCTTCATTGTCTCAACACTCACGGTACATACCCGTTTCAGTAAGTCTATAACCTTATCTTTGTAATGCTGAAAGCGGTAGGTGTTGAATTTATCGGCAATGGTGGGATCAGACGGCTTCTTTTCTTTATACTGATCAAGTATCCATTCAAGGGCACTGCGGTTGCCCAGCTTGTATTCCCAAGCCTCTTTGGGTATGCCGGTCATTGTGGTGAGTTCGTCTATCTCTATGACGCCTCTTTCTTTGTCTGCCCTGAGTTTCACCTTTATCTTTGGCTGGCGACCGTACATCGCCTGTGGTTCGCACACATCTATTATA includes these proteins:
- a CDS encoding ATP-binding protein; the encoded protein is MLSRTLYLNAWNKLSSEKSMVFLAGPRQAGKTTLSKIMAESFSNSLYFNWDIHSDRGTLFEDPYFFEKVDRIDASTPLIIFDEIHKYKNWKNYLKGVYDRDCDSYKFLVTGSGRLDIYQKGGDSLAGRYYMFHLFPLSVSELGRKNISISDFIADPLQIKMKGLKEARTIWNNLSELSGFPEPYVSGKEQTYRRWSGTYANQLIREDIRDVVEIKSVTDIETLYLLLPSKVGSPLSIASLSGDLGVSYNSVRNWLSVFERFFLVFSIPTWTEKISRAILKERKYYLWDYPRIKNPAARFENMVAAELWRAVNLWTDMGHGDFTLHFLKNKEKQEVDFLIAKNREPFLLIESKLNDITPSKSLQIFQKLLKIPAVQLTGSGDSYRLINNEENKILIAPAYQWLAQLP
- a CDS encoding nucleotidyltransferase domain-containing protein, which encodes MDIEVYLKEAVRRIIDNFNPEKIILFGSYAYGQATKDSDIDLMVVMDTDLKPYERAIPMM
- a CDS encoding DUF3037 domain-containing protein, whose amino-acid sequence is MKTPYSFSVLRYIHDIVTGEFINVGVVLYAPKVKFLSAMCTPRYGRLSKMFSNVDGDHFRQVVSYIQARLEEEGERLITELRFEKLPASVAGFTSKVLPPDDSSLQFSPEGFGITEKPQETLEQLYSRYVEKYYEKTERHGRGDEDIRKQGGHRWI
- a CDS encoding DUF1829 domain-containing protein, with amino-acid sequence MSAFDCHQLVGLYTNWLKDKAKIKTIGDICELTTPFVDRHNDYMQIYVKSTPSGMLLTDDGYTLMDLEISGLEFNTERRKNELKIILNGFGVSLNGDSLEAEARHDNFPQKKHNLLQAMLAINDLFVMAPAKVASFFKEDVERFLLLHEIRFSKDINFIGKSGFNHHFDFVIPPSKTVPERVLRTINNPAKNSVSAMIFSWDDARKVRAENSIAIAMLNDQDKEISPDTIHALKAYDIEPLLWSKRDKYVEKLAA
- a CDS encoding HEPN domain-containing protein, producing the protein MNGDKINAVNAWFKKAENDLRTAEYTMTMDDPPYDTVCFHAQQCAEKYMKGFLTFHEIDFPKTHSIEDLVLLCKDISPSLESEIGDVEVLSIYAVEARYPSEMYYEIPEEKAYEAIEFAKKVNSVVLKHLEGKM
- a CDS encoding nucleotidyltransferase domain-containing protein, yielding MDIEVYLKEAVRRIIDNFNPEKIILFGSYAYGQATKDSDIDLMVVMDTDLKPYERAIPIRKALKYLGIPKDVIVRTPQEFERFKDIIGTIIYTAAHKGRVVYER